In Fusarium oxysporum f. sp. lycopersici 4287 chromosome 9, whole genome shotgun sequence, the genomic stretch AAATAAACCCGCCTCAGCGActttctccctcttcccTTTCATCATATCATCTCAAAGCTTTTGGTAGCCATTGGGATCTGTCGTCACAATGGCAGAGAAATCAGGCGTCACCGGCGCTGACTTCGAGTTTGTTAAAACTCCTGCTTATCCCAAGCCTGACTTTGATAAGCTTGAGGATGTCGGTGTTCCTACTACCAGGGTAAGATTTGACGCTCATGATTGTTGCGTTGTCCTCTTTGATACCAGGGAATCAATGCTAATATTCACACTATAGTATCCTGCCATCAAGAATGCTCCTCTCCCTGCCGATGGCTCTGGTGCCGATACCTTCAACAACTATGtcctcatctccatcttgatcCTTGTCTTGGTTCCTCAGCCGAAAGGTTGGCGGTGGACTCAAGACcaccctcttcttcgcccTCATCGTCGATCTTCCCCTGCTCGCCGCTTGGTGGCTTGTAATCTCCTCCATCAGCCCTCGCAAGAATGAGAAGGTTCGCCTTCCTAACCGTGGTGTTGAGCACTACCTCGAattcaagaaggaggccgaCCGCCTCAAGTACCGTGGCCACAACAAGATCCCCATGGAGACCTTCCACGAGATGTactttgatggtgatgttgacttCAAGGGTGACTGCCTCGAGGTTATGGAGTACCGCCATGACTGGGCCAGCTTCCGCTTCACCATTGGcctcatcaagttcttcctctttggcATGATCCCTGAGGTCATCATGCACACTCGTTCTCAGGGTATGTGCTTCAATTGAGGATCAATGTAAAGATAAACTAAAGTATTACAGACGAGGAGCAGGTCCGTGACCACTACGACCGTGGTGATGACTTCTACGGCTGGTTCCTTGGCCCCCGCATGATCTACACTTCTGGTATCATCTCCGACATCAACCGCGAGGAGACTCTTGAGGAGCTCCAGGACAACAAGCTTACTGTCGTTTGCGAGAAGATTGGCCTCAACGAGGGTGACTCTATGCTTGATATTGGCTGTGGTTGGGGTACTCTTGCTCGCTTTGCCAGTGAGCAGTATGGCGCCCATGTCACCGGTGTCACTCTTGGCCGCAACCAGACCGCTTGGGGTAACAGCAGCATGCGCAAGGCCGGCATCCCCGAGGAGCAGAGCAAGATTCTCTGCATGGATTACCGTGATATTCCCGTTCCTGAGGGTGGCTACAAGAAGATCACCAGTCTTGAGATGTCTGAGCACGTTGGTATCCGCCACTTCGGTAGCTTCTTGAAGCAGGTTCACGACAtgcttgacgatgatggtgtcttcttccttcagtACGCTGGTCTCCGTAAGGCTTGGCAATACGAGGATTTCACCTGGGGTCTTTTCATGAACAAGTACATTTTCCCTGGTGCTGACGCTTCTACTCCTCTCGGCTGGGTTGTCGACAAGCTGGAGGGTACTGGTTTCGAGATCAAGCACATCGATACCATCGGTGTTCACTACTCTGCTACCCTCTGGAGGTGGTACCGTAACTGGATGTCCAACCGCGACAAGGTTGAGGCCAAGTACGGCAAGCGATGGTTCCGTATCTGGGAGTACTTCCTTGCCTACTCCACCATCATCTCTCGCCAGGGCAGTGCCACTTGCTTCCAGATCACTCTGGTCAAGAACATCAACTCCACCCACCGAGTTGAGGGTATTGAGACCCAGTTCGCCATCACCGGAGCTCTTGACAACTGCCGCGCTGATCTCCAGTCGTGGGCTTCCAGAAACAACGTTAAGACTCCCTCCGAGTACCTGTAAAGGTATAATTGAGAGGTTGACAGTGACTGGTCAAATCTTGAGCCGTGCCAGACGCGGCAAGAATTTAATGGGATGTCTTATGACAAGAGGCCAGCTTTGAGTCTTCAGTTACTTATGTGACGGTCAGCTCAGGAAACGGGAACTGGATCTATCTGCATATTTAACCCGGAATGCGCCCCCTTGGCCGATAGAGTCGGTTGAGGCTGGTCCAGTCGCAAAGGGCAAGCTTCATGTGTTTCATGATAGATGTGTAACGGCAGCATAAAACAAACGGAATGGGCATGGATGAGTATCTACACAGATGCTATATAAGGGATGAATTGAAAAGTTTGTTCGTATTGACTCGGTCGCCTCGTTATTTCTTCACTTCTTACCATCGTTGAGATGTATCATAACTATCATCGGCTTATCATGACATCCGAGGCCCGAAACCCGTGATTTGCTGTGACTTTTTTCAAACCATGTATGACCATGGAATAAGACTTAAAGCACTTTAATCTTTACGAGTTTGTTTCAATTCATTCCCTATTTTAGCTACTGTTGTGCTAGACAGAACATGTATATGTCGTTGATTTTCATCCAATTTTCATAATTTTGGTTGATGATCTTTAAGCCGAGGCTTTCCCACTGTAATACTCTGACTCGGCAACTAATTGCAACCATCAGCAACCAACATTGTACTGGACTCAGGGCCTCCATACAATTCAATATCAAGAGACCTCATCATGAGGCCATTTTCTATACTCAACCGCCAGTGCGGTCCTATCTTTCATAGAGCCCATACCACAAATTCATCCTCATCTATAATCTCATCACTCAAAGCCCACCCACCAAAGATAATAGCAGACTATTTGACTCCAATGCCCTCTCATCTCCTCACAACCACAATTAACGACCTTCTATATCCTTTGCCCACGGAGTCAAAAATATCATCGCCTCCTTGCGCCCttcctcaaggccatcatctTGTCTACTTCCCCATCCAATTGCCCCCCTCGCGTCTCATTCCTGATGGCGCAGATCCTGATCATTCACCTGGCCCGCCTTATACGCGGCGTGTATGGGCAGGCGGTGAGGTTATCTTCAgaggagatgagatgaaacTCGACGCGAGACCGGCGATCTGCAAGGAAAAGATTGAGGATGTTACCTTGAGAGGCAAAGAGGGCGAGGAGAAGGTGTTTGTTGATGTGTGGAGGAAATATGGAACTGGTCACGAGATTGAGGGGAGAACAGAGTGGGATATCGAAGAGAGGAGGACGTTGGTATTTATGAGGGACGAAGAAGGGTCTGCCTCATCACCTTCACGTTTGCTCAAGTGTAAGGTTTCATACCAAGCTCCAGGATCATCATTACTGACACCAATCTCAGACCCTCAACCACCAAGTTACTCAATCTCGCTCACACCTTCACCAATACACCTATTCCACTTCTCAGCGCTCTCATTCAACGCCCATTCTATTCACTTCGATCCTCAGTTCGCGCGAGAAGTTGACGGTCATCGAGCACTTCTGGTCCATGGCCCGTTCACTCTTGCTCTGATGCTTCGCGTCCTCAACGATCAAATCGGTGCTGGTGTAGCCGTCCACAGGTTCAGCTACAGGAACTACGCGCCTTTGTACGTCAATGAGCGCATGAGCATCAATATCCGCAAGGTGTCGAAAGAAGACGGCGCTGAAGGACGATGGGATGTTTGGATTGAGGGGCCAGAAGGAGGAATGGCTGTCAAGGGAACAGCGGATGTTGCCAGCAAATAACGACGAATTTGATATGATATTTTGATTTGCCATAGATGATATGACTGGATACAAGAAAATGCCGACATGCTACAATATGATTGTCTAACCGAAAGACTGACATGGACTAAACGCCCTGGATGACACCGCTCTATCCTCCATTATCCTAATTTTCGTTCCTTTCCTATTGATAGATAACACAAGAGTTATTCTGCCTAAAATGCGACAGAACCCCTTATCTGTACACACATCATACACGTTTCTACCCATCAATACATCTAATCGGCCCATCCGAACACCTCGCCAAGGGACAAGGTGTTACTACGCAGGCCAGTCAGAGTGACGAGAATAGTCACCAGATCAAGAACGAGTAGGACAGTGCTCGCAAGCATGAAGCGAGGGCTGAAAACACGGTAGAGCATCAGGTGACGACGCAGCCAGCCAGCCCAGCTCATAGTAGCCAGGGCTTCAACGGCATAGtagatgatgaagacgcCAATGCCGCGGGTGGCTGTCTCTAAAACTCCCTTCTGCTTGGGACCGGCCTTCCACAGAGCGAGTAGTGGTACAGACGCAGCAGCGATGATCTGGCCCGCAAAGCTGTTAAGAATAACCACGATGGGGGTCCAAGGGTAGCGGATGCTAAAGAGAGGGATAAAAGCGCTATCCCACTGAATGCTGGACAATACAGCCTGGTGGCCAGTCTTGAAATAGTAGAAGTTTCCAAGTACAGCAAGCATGATGGGCCCGATTGGGCTGGTCTTGAGCTCGTTGAGATCCAAAAGCTCAGCCAGGGTAAGAATCTGCCAGAACATAAGAGCAAGGGCACCACCGCCCATGGGCTTCGAAAGGAGGAAGCATCCCAAAAGAAGGTTAAGCGGGAGCAACAAGTAGCGAGCACCAATAGCGTTACCATATCCAATAATAGTAACAACAGGTCGACCACCAGCTCCAGCAGATTGAAGGAGGGAGACGCAGGGAGGCGCCCAAACAAAAGCAGTGCTTCCGGCAATGAAGGCGAGAGCGAGGACAATCTGGGCTAGATAAACTCCGATGGTCTTGGGGGTTCCTTCGGCGAGACGTCCCTCGAGCCAGCCGCCATTGTCAGCGGCATCGATAACCCAGTACGAGGCAGACAAAAACAGGCCTCCACGGATGACATAGCCAATCCAAGTTGGGGCAAGACCCTCATACGACCTGCTTGTGACGAGGAACGATTTGATAATAGCTGGAAGAATAAGGCACACAGCAAAAGGAATGGCAAGCTGCCAAATTgcagaggttgaagaggtcgAAGAGGCGTAGTATGTAGAAGTGCAGAAGGGCATCTGCTCCTCGCGACAAAGCTTGGAATACGAGGCGAGACGGCCAAGAATGATGAAGGCAACAGAGTGGTAAATGCCCAGATATCTCTCCCGTCGAGCCTCAATGCGGAATGCAGAGACGGCACTGGCCACACCAAAAGTGGTAataaagaagagaaggatcgAATCTTCCCAGATAGTGTAGGAGTTGGAAGCAAATCCGATCGATTGGCTAACAGTGAAAATTACAGCCAACCAACCCCAGAAAGTCGAAGGGAAGACATTGAGAATAGTCCTACCTGCATCATGCAGGGAAGAGCTGAGACCTGCCATGAAGAGCACTGCAACGAGAGCAGCAAGGCCCTCGATAGGCTGCTGGCGATACAGGCCTACACCCGTAAGAACAGAGACAGTAAAGAGAATCTTGGGGTCCCAAAGGCCCTTGAGAATCTGCTTGTGCAAGACTTCCGCGGTCTCAGGCTCGTTCTCCTTGAAAGCCATGAGttccaacttcttctcggcatAGTCAAGCTCGGCGTCATTCATAATAACGTactcatcttcctcctctcgAGAAGAGtacatcaagagcaagacGAGACCAACGCCAAAGACAACAATACCCATGATCATACGAGAAACATCGAAACGTGCCCAGAGGTCCTTGCAGACAGACAGAGTAGTGTCCTGGAACTTGGTGAAGGCAACGTAAGCATCGCGATCATTCTTGGCAATGGCGCGAGCAGCCTCCCAAAGAGCAGCGGGAGACTCGGCTCCTTCGCCCTGAGTCAGGCCTCGAGCCTTGTGGTAAGATGCCTGGTATCTCTCAATCCCAGCTGCAGCAACACGCGAAACAGCGTTGAGGTTACGCCAGTCGTTGCCCTTAGTACCAGCAAACGCCTCCTCAATTGGTCCTCCCAGGTTATTGAAGGGAATAGGAATACCAAGAAGCAGCGCGAGGGTAGGAACAAGATCAATCTGGTTCACCGGTCGAACCTTGGCGTTAGGGGGAGGAACAGCAAAGTCGGAAGAGGTTCTGCCGAAGAAGGGCTTCTTTGAGTACATCCAGAGAGCAGCCTCAACTTCGTCGTCGCTCTCACCACCGTGATCACCCTTGCTGTCCATACCGTGATCTCCCATAACAACAAGAAGTGTCTTGTCATCAACGCTCTCGACAAGCTTGCGGATAAACTCGTCCATCTGGCGAAGCTTGGCTCCCATGGCAGGGTGATCAGGTCCGTATCGGTGGCCAGCatgatcaacaccaagacaaTGTCCAATAAGGAGATCCCATTCGCCCTTTCGCTCCTTGTTCAATAACGGGAAGATGTTGTCAATAACGCCATTATCAACAGTGTGAAGATCCCAGACGTTGAAGCTGTCATAGGCCTTGCTAATATTAGGCTCGAAGTAACCAGGGAAGAGAGACCACCATGTATCGTCGCCAAGGTGAgcaatcttcttgccagcgTCCTTCAGCTGCATCAACAAGTTGTCCTCCTCGATAGCCGCGCCAGCAAAGTTGcttccaacatcaacaaaagTAGGCAATGTTCCCGTCGTGAGACCCTTGAGTCTCTGCATCGTCGCGGTCGGAGGATCAGCGATAAAAGGGCGAAGGAAGGCATTCTGGGGCGACTTGACAGCTGTCTCGTAGAGGTAGGGGAAAGCATTGTGGAAGTGCTGAGCTTGCGCCGGATCTTCGGGAACAGTAAAGTCGTATCGAAGCGCGTCAATTAGAACGACAACAGCTCTGTCGAACGATTTAGGGTGCCAGCAACCGCGATCGACATTCAATGAGCCCTTGGTGTTCTCAATTGGAGGCAGTGTGCAGTTCGACTTGTCCTCCAGCACTAGCCGTGTCAGCAAGAAACCGCTTGTAAAGAGCCAGATGCCGAGCGCGTGGATAGCTAGCAAGACGACCCAAAAGGCAGCAGTCCACCGCCAGCGCTTCTCATATGTCTTCTGCCGTCTCTTGTCGAGCGCCTCGCGTCGTCGCTCCAGAACCTCTACGTTCTCTTCGGCGGGAGGGAGTCCGAATTTTGCATTagcagcttcttcagcacGAGCTCTTTCAGCTTTAGCCCATTGTTCCGCAATCTTTTGATGTTCAGTTTGgggaggctgctgctgagccttGGGCTTAGCCTTTGGCTTTTGTGGCATCTTGAGTGTTCGTAGTTGGAGTTAGGGAACGTAATCGCTATcgaagaggaggaattgAGGCCAGGTTCAGGGCCATTGAGATGCCAGAACGGCGCAAGATTGATTAaacaaaaaagaagaaggaaaaaggaaagaagaaaagattAAATGACGATAGTGGTCTCTGCTGTGAGGGACTTGAATGTTTAGCAGAAGAGCTGTCGACCCTGGTGGATTGTTCAGTGGAGCTCTAATGGAGGAGAGTGGAGTCATTAGAATTGGATACTGACGAGGGACAGgagcttcaacaccaagctcagtGTAAGCCAATCATAACAGGTTCTTTACGGTCGGTCCAAGTATGTCACTTAAATACAATGGCTTCACAGTAAATACACATCAcaccaagttcatcaagataCACACCTTAACTGTATGAGAGAAGCGCAATTCTGAATTCATTATCGTCAATCCTTTGTGGATCCCTTCAAACTCTAGTAATAAGAAAGTTGCCATATATCAAGTTATCATTCTCAAGCCAATCAATTCGTTCATTGGCATCAGTATCGTCCTCCAAGTCTATCTGCAAACATTGAAATCGACGTGACGTGACGTTACTAAATTCACAAATCTCCCTCCAGAACGCCGCCCATGCTAGGATCCCGTCCCACGATGCATATCTTTTCACCAGCCAATCGCCCACCTGTCAGCTTGAAGTCGACAGGCAAACGAGAGACATCAAACTCTCAGTCCTCGGCCTTTCAGTCAAACATGTCGACATTGGTAGTGGCAGGTGGCTCAGCAGTAGGTCCGCTTGCACGTCTCCTTTCGAGTCGTCGCCGTTGTCGTCGATTTTCTGCTGCGGCCGATCCGTCAACTGGCCCTTCCCCAGCAGGTCCAGGGGGCGAGGTGTTGACAGATGGAGTGATACCACTCCAAGTGCCATGGCTCTCAGCCAAACTAGACACTGTTTGGCCAAACTGGGCTGAGGCGCCTGGCAGTAGCGACGCTGGCGTTTGTGCCTGTGTTGGTTGTCCGGAGTAATACGCGGAGTCTTTGCCTCGTCGTTTTTGCTTCGCAAAGGAAGGGTTCGGGGGGGACAGAGGCGGCATggcatcctcctcttcagctctTCGCTCGGCAGCCGTCTCAGCTCGCTTTTGGCTGGAGTCTCTTCGGTAACGTCGGCGGTACGAGGGAGACTCGAGTCCAGAGATGCTGCTAGCAGAGTCTCTTCGGCCCCGTGCTGCCTTTGCTTCCTCCTCTGTAAGTCGTCGGAGGGTCACGTTCCTGTCTTTATCATCATGTACCTTCATCTTGACACTGACACTGGCTGGGGATGCATAGCGTTCGTAACGCGAATCTTCCTCGCCTGGGGCAAGTCTTGATGTATCTCGGTCACCGGGCCGGCCTTGACGGGACCGCTGAGCCCGAGATCCTGGGGATATTCCTGAGGCCGTGGTTTCAGTGGGTGCCAGGATACCGTGGGGATCAGGTGGCATCGCAGGCATTGAGACATGCTCACTGCTGCGTCTCGAGTGGTTTCCTGCACGGCCGGCCACGGGTGGGAGATTTGATTGTGGGGGTAAAGTGCTCATTTCAGTAGGTGGGACGTAGTTACCTCGTGCAGGCCGGGGCTCAATGGTCGATTCCGACATCTCGGTTGATAGAAGCGTGTCCGTGGGAGGGTAGCCTGTTTGTCGACGTTCGATGGGCCGGCGGCTGTCTCGTCTCGTGGGAGAGTCGTGTCCGTCGCCGCCGGTAAACCTGGACAATGAGGTACCGGATCTCAAGTCCTCTTCATCACGTAAGCGTTGCTCTTCCTTTGCTGCCCTCCTGtccgccatcttcttcgcAAACCATCCGAAACCAAGGCCACCTAGCAGTCCTTTCGcaaaaccaccaccagaCTTCTCAGGCTGTGGTCGTCGAGAAGGACTGACATAGGAAGAATAGTCTGACTCTTCGAAGAAGCTGCGACCTGAATTTGGCGGGTATCGTTTGCCTCGAGGGGTGACAGATGGAGGAGGGGAGCTCAGAGCAGTCTCGGTATAACTTCCATCAGCGGCGCTCCGCATTTGCGACATTGCAGGAGGTGGCGGACGATTTCCAGAGGGGGGGAGTAACGAAGTACGCGTGATATCGGGCTCTCTCCTATTATTGGGTGTAACATCGCTGGTAAAATCAGTCCTGGTAAAGTCAGTCATAGTTGGAGCGCTCGCGGTGGCGCGGTGGCGCCTGGGTGTTTCAGTCGATACTGCAGAATACTCTGAGTAGTCTTCATCGCGTGAGCGATCCTTTTTGGAGAACAGTTTTCCAAGTCCCAGGACGGCCAAGAACTTTGCGATTCCACCTCCGGCTCCAGCTCCGCTATTGTCCTTCCGCGTTACATCGGAATACTTTTCCCCGGTATGTCCAGTGAGGTAGCTAGCTGATCCGGTCCTAGATGGGAGAACTTCTGGTCTTTGGCTGCGATCAAAGGAAGGGGATCGACTTCGGACTCGACTGCCATTGTCTTGGTTCTTATTCTTGTTTCGTCCTCTGGCCAGGGCTGCGAGTCCACCGAGTGCGATAAATGGGCCTAGCCATTTGGCTTTGCTCTTAGGAGGCTCCGATTTGTACTCTGAGAAATATTCAGACTCTGTGTATCGAGTGCGTGTATCTTCTGTTGGCGCCAACTCAGACCGCATTTCTGAGCGTGCTCCACCCATATAGTAGTCCCGGTGAGAAGCAGACCGCCAACTCAAGATGAAGTacaaaataaaaagaaagaacATCCAGACAGCGTAGAGAATGAACAGGTAGAGTGGCGAGCCGTACAAGGTGAGTCCCAGGGGAACCTGAGTAATGCCTAAAAGGGCAATCGCTCGACCGAACCATTGGTGAATCATGATGCGCAAAGAGACGGACTTGGCCACCCTTCGCACGATCCAACCGCCCATAAGCTGAACTAGAAATAGAGTAAATATGGCGACACCAATCCCATGATGTGGGTTCGTCAAGCTTCGTTCCGGGCCGACTGCAAAGTAGCCCAGGATAAAGAGAGGCACCAGTAACAAGCCGGAAAAGACATTGAGCTGACCATGGTATTTGATGGCCCAGCCAGGACGCCTTGAATAGAATCTGGCTGTCATGACAGAGAAGGGGATGAGAAAGAGGAATATTATTGTTCCCAAAACGGCATGTGCTAGTACAAGACCATGATATTGTGTAAGTGTAGAAAATCTGTTTCCCATGCCTATCGCCTAGTGTTAGTCGAATACAATGCTTGAACTCGAAGACGGGCTTGAATACCATTATAACGCATGGTTTCATGATTGAGACCCTGTAAATTGGGGAGTAGAAATGTATTCTTGTCAAAGTCCCACGTTCCATCTCCCACGACTTGGGTGTTGGAATCATAACTCACTGCACCAGGTGCAGAGAGTTCATCGGTTGCCGGCGCCATGATGGCGACGACAGTAAGGAAAGTTGTGTTTCAGGCGAGATCGGGATGTCTCGCGCGGTGAAGTTTAGAGGTATTTTTGGATCCTCGTAGCGTTTGGCGTGGTTCTTGTCTCGAGATCGGAATGAAGgaatgttgttgatgaccTCGAAGGCGATGTCGGATGTCTTAGGCTAAGAGTTCTAGCACAAACATCTTGCCTAAGGATCGCTGTAGTCGTAAAATCGAAGAACCAGAGGCAAAAACAAGAATTGCCTAGAGGTTTGTGTAGGTGAAAAGAAGCTACAAAAAGAGGTAGGTACGCAAGCCAAGCTTGAAGACTTGAGTCGTTCCGTTTGGGAGGGAACTCTTCCCGTCACCGTCACCGTTGCCAGTTGCTAAGGTAGGGATGGTTGGTGGGGAAACCGCGGCGCAAGCTAAGGCTAGCCAGCGcatcccatcatcatctgtaCCTGCCAGGTTTGGAGTATTTCGAATGTATTTGTGGGTCAGGATACGTATTGCCCGATAGTGGGGCCGTCAGCGGTGAAGAAACGGCGGCCCGTTGAGTTTGTAGACGGGAGGCTTCATCAATAGCATTGTATTGGATGTGACGAGTACCTGTTCTATTCAATCTTTTTGACTGGTATGAACTAAACTGA encodes the following:
- a CDS encoding cyclopropane-fatty-acyl-phospholipid synthase, with the translated sequence METFHEMYFDGDVDFKGDCLEVMEYRHDWASFRFTIGLIKFFLFGMIPEVIMHTRSQDEEQVRDHYDRGDDFYGWFLGPRMIYTSGIISDINREETLEELQDNKLTVVCEKIGLNEGDSMLDIGCGWGTLARFASEQYGAHVTGVTLGRNQTAWGNSSMRKAGIPEEQSKILCMDYRDIPVPEGGYKKITSLEMSEHVGIRHFGSFLKQVHDMLDDDGVFFLQYAGLRKAWQYEDFTWGLFMNKYIFPGADASTPLGWVVDKLEGTGFEIKHIDTIGVHYSATLWRWYRNWMSNRDKVEAKYGKRWFRIWEYFLAYSTIISRQGSATCFQITLVKNINSTHRVEGIETQFAITGALDNCRADLQSWASRNNVKTPSEYL
- a CDS encoding mesaconyl-C4 CoA hydratase, with translation MPSHLLTTTINDLLYPLPTESKISSPPCALPQGHHLVYFPIQLPPSRLIPDGADPDHSPGPPYTRRVWAGGEVIFRGDEMKLDARPAICKEKIEDVTLRGKEGEEKVFVDVWRKYGTGHEIEGRTEWDIEERRTLVFMRDEEGSASSPSRLLKYPQPPSYSISLTPSPIHLFHFSALSFNAHSIHFDPQFAREVDGHRALLVHGPFTLALMLRVLNDQIGAGVAVHRFSYRNYAPLYVNERMSINIRKVSKEDGAEGRWDVWIEGPEGGMAVKGTADVASK